From Balneola sp. MJW-20, the proteins below share one genomic window:
- a CDS encoding DUF6090 family protein produces MITLFRRIREKLIASGSLTKYLLYAVGEILLVVIGILIALQVNNWNEQRNRQANIRNYVRSMVSDIQQDQAEIDIRIAQIKDRILRVNSFAEYMRNRSFEEVDNLDLMIYTKGSFTYRPFTWYRSSIEEITSSGSLKDIDDPELRDRIVAYYALQDHLDEDFQEDKRMGSQIEQYVAEIVKMNYPDWEVMYDESDILQYLDRKEWLDNQVYRKYKSYDYDLLINDNTKLDELVNVSFRFVLVVANRSASELPRLKQQGQEIIDLIEDRYGD; encoded by the coding sequence ATGATCACACTGTTTAGACGAATCCGGGAAAAGCTCATCGCCTCCGGTTCCTTAACCAAATACCTGCTCTATGCTGTCGGCGAGATCCTGCTGGTGGTGATCGGGATCCTGATCGCCCTGCAGGTGAATAACTGGAATGAACAACGAAACCGGCAAGCTAATATCCGTAATTATGTACGTTCGATGGTCAGTGATATACAGCAGGATCAGGCTGAGATAGATATTCGAATCGCACAGATAAAGGATCGCATATTGAGAGTGAATTCCTTTGCCGAATATATGAGGAACCGTTCATTTGAGGAAGTTGATAATCTGGACCTGATGATCTATACCAAAGGCAGTTTTACATACCGGCCGTTTACCTGGTACCGGTCTTCTATTGAAGAAATCACTTCTTCAGGGAGCCTGAAGGATATTGATGATCCGGAACTGAGAGATCGTATTGTGGCTTATTATGCCCTTCAGGATCATCTCGATGAAGACTTTCAGGAAGATAAAAGAATGGGCAGTCAGATCGAGCAGTATGTAGCTGAGATCGTAAAAATGAACTATCCGGATTGGGAGGTAATGTATGATGAATCGGATATTCTGCAGTACCTGGATCGCAAAGAATGGCTGGATAATCAGGTATACAGGAAATACAAGTCCTATGACTACGATCTGCTGATCAATGATAATACAAAGCTGGACGAGCTGGTGAACGTAAGCTTTAGATTTGTACTAGTGGTAGCCAACCGGTCGGCCTCAGAATTGCCGCGGCTGAAGCAGCAGGGGCAGGAGATCATTGATCTCATAGAGGATCGCTATGGAGACTGA
- a CDS encoding cellulase family glycosylhydrolase, translating into MNRLLYFIIVISMFIGCTETKSGSDFVQVDGNHFTLKGESYAFAGTNFWYGAYLGQPGEAGNRERLRAELDLMKAQGVTNLRILGSSEESEFGNTLAPVFIRQDGSYNEDLLVGLDYLLSEMSKRDMKAVIFLTNYWEWSGGMNILNGWYGEGLTVDPGEGDWVAFMNNSAQFYQNEEAQEAFREYIKSLVTRTNTVTERPYFNDPTIMSWQLANEPRPGSLEVSDEAIPVYIDWIDETAGFIKSLAPHQLVSSGSEGEVGSLLSMKLFVDAHRTPNIDYLTFHMWAKNWRWLDPSDMAGTYDQAVDSAKQYVEEHVSIADSLGKPIVMEEFGFPRDDEEFSPDSPTSYRDKYYKMVYDLVEKHPVLAGTNFWSWGGFGEAQHEDYWWKEGDPFTGDPPFEPQGLNSVFAGDASTLQIIKEHAKRIGALE; encoded by the coding sequence ATGAACCGATTACTTTACTTTATAATAGTTATTTCAATGTTCATCGGATGCACAGAGACTAAAAGCGGATCTGATTTTGTACAGGTGGATGGCAATCATTTCACATTGAAGGGGGAGTCTTATGCCTTTGCAGGGACCAATTTCTGGTATGGAGCCTACCTGGGACAACCGGGAGAAGCAGGCAACAGAGAACGGCTGAGAGCCGAGTTAGACCTGATGAAAGCTCAGGGTGTGACCAACCTGAGGATCTTAGGTTCTTCGGAAGAATCTGAATTCGGGAATACGCTGGCTCCCGTTTTTATACGTCAGGACGGTTCTTATAACGAAGATCTGCTTGTGGGTCTGGATTACCTGCTGAGTGAAATGTCGAAACGGGATATGAAAGCAGTGATCTTTCTGACAAATTACTGGGAGTGGTCCGGGGGTATGAACATCCTTAATGGGTGGTACGGAGAAGGTCTTACCGTAGACCCTGGAGAGGGTGACTGGGTTGCCTTTATGAACAATTCGGCCCAATTCTATCAGAATGAAGAGGCGCAGGAGGCTTTCCGGGAATATATAAAAAGCCTCGTTACCCGCACCAATACAGTCACGGAAAGACCGTACTTCAATGATCCCACGATCATGTCCTGGCAGCTGGCTAACGAACCTCGTCCGGGGAGTCTTGAGGTGAGTGATGAAGCCATCCCGGTGTATATTGACTGGATCGATGAAACAGCAGGGTTTATTAAATCCCTGGCTCCTCATCAGCTGGTTTCCAGCGGAAGTGAAGGAGAAGTGGGCAGTTTACTGTCCATGAAATTATTTGTTGATGCACACCGCACTCCGAATATTGATTATCTGACCTTTCATATGTGGGCTAAGAACTGGAGATGGCTCGATCCGTCCGATATGGCCGGCACCTATGATCAAGCCGTGGATAGTGCAAAACAGTACGTAGAAGAACATGTGAGCATCGCCGATTCCCTGGGTAAACCTATTGTAATGGAGGAATTTGGCTTTCCAAGAGATGACGAAGAATTTTCTCCTGATTCACCCACATCCTACCGGGATAAATATTATAAAATGGTTTACGACCTGGTTGAAAAACACCCCGTATTAGCGGGGACGAACTTCTGGAGCTGGGGCGGATTCGGAGAAGCTCAGCATGAAGATTACTGGTGGAAGGAGGGAGATCCGTTCACCGGAGATCCGCCTTTTGAACCTCAGGGATTGAACTCGGTATTTGCAGGAGATGCGTCTACCTTGCAGATCATAAAGGAACACGCCAAACGAATCGGAGCTCTGGAATGA
- a CDS encoding DUF6090 family protein, whose translation MITLFRRIREKLIVSGSLTKYLLYAVGEILLVMIGILLALQVNTWNESVKNHKEELFYYDKLKENLRQDTTNLVGSMNRVDASLIVIDQIIDEFYSKENELLDADIAFALIRVESYSPETSTWDNLKSTGKINIIQRQSVIDSLTNYYNIYLMSTKQWIEANKDYSRNHLGPYLMKFDDIRLDFGGTSEFKDVFEPQKRSVKEYREDVFIRNALIYKRTNLTGLRSLFLNDYKRAVNILNLLDDQDPTRL comes from the coding sequence ATGATCACACTGTTTAGACGAATACGGGAAAAGCTTATCGTCTCCGGTTCCTTAACCAAGTACCTGCTTTATGCCGTGGGTGAGATCCTGCTGGTCATGATCGGGATATTGCTCGCATTGCAGGTGAATACATGGAATGAGAGTGTGAAGAATCATAAGGAAGAGCTTTTCTATTATGATAAACTGAAAGAGAATTTAAGACAGGATACCACAAACCTGGTCGGCTCAATGAACAGAGTTGATGCTTCTTTGATAGTGATCGATCAGATCATCGATGAATTCTACTCGAAAGAGAATGAGTTGCTGGATGCGGATATTGCCTTTGCACTGATAAGAGTTGAAAGCTACTCCCCGGAGACATCGACCTGGGATAATCTCAAATCAACCGGGAAAATAAACATCATACAGAGACAGTCGGTGATCGACTCACTCACCAACTATTACAACATCTATTTAATGAGTACGAAGCAATGGATAGAGGCCAACAAAGATTATTCCAGGAATCATCTGGGGCCCTATTTGATGAAGTTTGATGATATCCGGTTAGATTTTGGCGGCACCAGTGAGTTTAAGGATGTATTCGAGCCTCAAAAGAGATCAGTAAAAGAATACCGGGAAGATGTATTTATCCGAAATGCATTGATATACAAAAGGACCAATCTGACGGGTCTTAGAAGTCTGTTTTTAAATGATTATAAGCGAGCGGTGAATATCCTGAATTTATTGGATGATCAGGACCCGACGCGATTATGA
- a CDS encoding DUF6090 family protein: MITLFRRIREKLIASGSVTKYLLYAVGEILLVVIGILIALQVSNWNQESVTRKLEIDSLKEMKQNLEQDTLILSVFLDQLNDKKEYNREIIEHIENKRPYEVRLDTLQMEVYYHRGYDTFNTAAYELLKERGFDIIQNDELRKRITAHYTSDLSDIRGIIERLEKINLLRAEGMYENFKVFPGSIRPYDYEEALNDPKVYGPFYHFQSMNRHYYDVLEEFKLKTASLLEALNAELNRRSV; the protein is encoded by the coding sequence ATGATCACACTTTTCAGAAGAATACGGGAGAAACTGATCGCTTCGGGGTCGGTAACCAAATACCTGCTCTACGCTGTAGGCGAGATCCTGCTGGTGGTGATCGGGATCCTGATCGCCCTGCAGGTAAGTAACTGGAACCAGGAAAGTGTCACCCGAAAACTGGAGATCGATAGTCTAAAGGAAATGAAGCAGAACCTGGAGCAAGACACCCTGATCTTATCTGTCTTCCTGGATCAGCTCAATGATAAAAAAGAATACAACAGGGAGATCATAGAACACATAGAGAACAAGCGACCCTACGAAGTCCGCCTGGATACCCTGCAGATGGAAGTATACTATCACAGAGGCTACGACACTTTTAATACGGCGGCATATGAGCTTCTGAAGGAAAGAGGTTTTGATATCATTCAGAATGATGAACTTCGAAAACGGATCACCGCACACTATACCTCAGACCTGTCCGATATCCGGGGAATAATCGAAAGACTGGAAAAGATCAATCTCTTGCGTGCGGAAGGCATGTATGAAAATTTTAAAGTGTTTCCCGGCAGTATCCGGCCCTATGATTATGAGGAGGCTCTGAATGATCCTAAAGTGTATGGCCCGTTCTATCATTTTCAGAGTATGAACCGCCATTATTACGATGTTCTGGAAGAATTTAAACTGAAGACCGCATCCTTGCTGGAAGCACTGAATGCTGAACTGAACAGAAGGTCCGTTTGA
- a CDS encoding DUF6090 family protein: MVTLFRRIRERLIASGSLTKYLLYAVGEILLVVIGILIALQVNAIQIEKDNRRTEMKVLEKLHQDLQKDEMDLGRLREVKEGQKTSSAYMLTFYENPDQGITDTTSHVRNIHHPFAFYVDNPHRVAFSTSMNSGDLFMIQNERLLDLLSFYFADNNLSQFMTSVKDFSNYFNSEVKMKKYVIMRPENYSDLDMSKFWADHEMENYYYMMAGNLLPISISLITKKMEVNKNLQSLIDHELGIQALSETEWETIYQEIVDANRTY; this comes from the coding sequence ATGGTCACGCTCTTTAGAAGAATACGGGAAAGGCTTATCGCCTCGGGTTCATTAACCAAGTACCTGCTCTACGCGGTAGGAGAGATCCTCTTGGTGGTGATCGGGATCCTCATTGCCCTGCAGGTGAATGCCATTCAAATAGAAAAGGATAACCGGCGAACCGAGATGAAGGTCCTTGAGAAACTCCATCAGGACCTGCAGAAAGATGAAATGGATCTGGGGCGACTGAGAGAAGTTAAAGAAGGACAGAAGACTTCCTCGGCATATATGCTGACTTTCTATGAAAACCCGGATCAGGGCATCACGGACACTACTTCACATGTTCGAAATATTCACCATCCCTTTGCCTTCTATGTGGATAATCCACACCGGGTTGCTTTTTCGACATCGATGAACTCCGGAGATCTGTTCATGATCCAAAACGAAAGGCTCCTGGACTTACTCTCTTTTTACTTTGCGGATAATAACCTGTCTCAATTTATGACCTCGGTCAAAGACTTCAGTAATTATTTCAATTCAGAGGTTAAGATGAAGAAGTATGTGATCATGAGACCGGAGAATTATTCCGACCTGGACATGTCGAAATTCTGGGCCGATCATGAGATGGAAAATTATTACTATATGATGGCAGGCAATCTCTTACCCATCAGTATAAGTCTGATCACTAAAAAAATGGAGGTCAATAAAAACCTGCAATCTTTGATCGATCATGAACTGGGGATTCAAGCCCTCTCGGAGACAGAGTGGGAAACTATCTACCAGGAGATCGTTGATGCCAATCGTACGTATTGA
- a CDS encoding DUF6090 family protein: MITLFRRIRQKLIESGSVTKYLLYAIGEILLVVVGILIALQVNNWNEERRQREVSFNTLQSLKTELEEAKSGLDDVIGFNNDLLKDSELYIYEKFSKDSLKADPGAIFRFTNYTTIKLDLPVLERELSSDRLIQGEDSLNTKLREIKTLATRMSESFVYLDEFWNSQVTPYFIEKRIMVYLHQNLRTNEELAMSNIEQAFEDEEYRNLAAMCNLFTYSFTRQAETLLTTIDETLILIEGMS, translated from the coding sequence ATGATCACCTTATTCCGCCGCATCCGGCAAAAACTTATTGAATCGGGTTCTGTAACCAAATACCTGCTCTACGCCATCGGCGAGATCCTGCTGGTGGTAGTAGGGATCCTCATCGCCCTTCAGGTTAATAACTGGAATGAGGAGCGGAGACAGCGCGAGGTATCTTTTAATACTCTGCAGAGTCTGAAAACAGAGCTGGAAGAAGCAAAATCCGGACTGGATGATGTAATTGGTTTTAACAACGACCTGCTGAAAGATTCAGAGTTGTATATCTATGAGAAGTTCAGCAAAGATTCACTCAAAGCAGACCCGGGTGCGATATTCCGGTTTACCAATTATACCACGATTAAACTGGATCTGCCGGTACTGGAAAGGGAGCTCAGTTCCGACCGGCTTATCCAAGGTGAAGATTCGCTTAACACGAAGTTAAGGGAGATCAAAACATTGGCTACGCGCATGTCCGAATCTTTTGTCTATCTCGATGAATTCTGGAATAGTCAGGTGACCCCCTATTTCATAGAGAAAAGGATCATGGTGTATCTGCATCAGAACCTGAGAACCAATGAAGAACTCGCTATGAGTAATATAGAACAGGCCTTTGAGGATGAGGAGTACCGGAATCTGGCTGCCATGTGTAATTTATTTACGTATTCTTTCACACGACAGGCCGAAACCCTACTCACAACGATCGATGAGACACTGATCTTAATTGAAGGGATGAGTTAG
- a CDS encoding DUF6090 family protein: MITLFRRIREKLIASGSLSKYLLYAMGEILLVMIGILLALQVNNWNEERKERIRESVLKEQLVEEFQRDMNQLRSKIKIRKQIISSSNTLLQYIIDPTGVSVDSIRYHLAVAGYRPTFDPISVEFIDKSDLLLIQNKELKRLLTAWKINVLQLNEDEQVWRNYVLDYRIPFFIENNVMNDISVEFRRNNSSSVFLIDGNMDTDKPEIPLVGDPGDFQGLIRDPFMEDFLSLAISVNTDNNDNSYALETRIQRILTLLKE, encoded by the coding sequence ATGATCACACTGTTTAGACGAATACGGGAAAAACTCATCGCCTCCGGGTCGCTGTCAAAATACCTGCTATACGCCATGGGTGAAATTCTGCTTGTAATGATCGGGATCCTTCTGGCTCTGCAGGTCAATAACTGGAATGAAGAAAGGAAAGAGCGTATCAGAGAATCAGTTCTTAAAGAGCAGCTGGTTGAGGAGTTTCAGCGCGACATGAACCAGCTGAGAAGCAAAATAAAGATCCGTAAGCAGATCATATCATCTTCAAATACCTTGCTTCAATATATTATTGATCCGACCGGGGTGTCAGTCGATAGTATCCGATACCATCTCGCTGTTGCCGGCTACCGGCCAACCTTCGACCCGATCAGCGTAGAGTTTATTGATAAAAGCGACCTGTTGTTAATTCAAAATAAAGAACTGAAACGACTGCTTACTGCCTGGAAGATCAACGTTTTACAGCTTAATGAGGACGAACAGGTCTGGCGGAATTATGTACTTGACTACCGTATCCCATTCTTCATCGAAAATAATGTCATGAATGATATCTCGGTCGAATTCAGACGAAACAATTCGTCCAGTGTATTTCTTATTGATGGTAATATGGACACAGATAAACCGGAGATCCCCTTAGTCGGAGATCCGGGTGATTTTCAGGGGCTGATCAGGGATCCTTTTATGGAGGATTTTTTATCACTCGCTATATCCGTCAATACCGATAATAATGATAACTCATATGCTCTGGAAACAAGGATCCAACGGATATTAACCCTGCTGAAGGAATGA
- a CDS encoding DUF3078 domain-containing protein → MHNQKRFFRPRSLAYFALFCLFYVTPTSILAQETEPPAAQTDSTLYVSESPWSKSWVAGLNATQYDYQDWSYGGNNAFSFTVNTLFELKYNHEKFLNTSRVRLRFGQSRLKEGDNEKIEDLIRLMNRTEYKLTENGFSAFLELAFRTQFTDGFDPVTNERTSDFLSPAYFIENIGISYKPVDYFSSYLGIGLKQTTVETDGLDQFYGLGEDEDVRSEGGLTLAYELNKEILPKITLESEFNAFYNLLLSPEDTDIFFNNSFIGKINDFFQASLEVDLLYDSDFGQKLQRKTVIALGLRFNIL, encoded by the coding sequence ATGCATAATCAAAAACGATTCTTCAGACCGAGGTCACTGGCATATTTTGCCCTGTTCTGCCTGTTTTATGTTACCCCTACTTCTATCCTGGCTCAGGAAACGGAGCCTCCCGCAGCTCAGACCGACAGCACACTGTACGTATCTGAAAGTCCCTGGTCTAAATCCTGGGTAGCAGGACTTAATGCCACACAATACGATTACCAGGACTGGAGCTATGGAGGAAATAACGCATTCTCATTTACGGTTAACACCTTATTTGAATTGAAGTACAACCATGAAAAGTTTTTAAACACCTCCCGAGTCAGGCTGCGATTTGGTCAAAGCCGGTTGAAGGAAGGCGATAATGAAAAAATAGAAGATCTGATCCGGCTCATGAACCGTACGGAGTATAAGCTTACTGAGAACGGGTTCAGTGCTTTTCTGGAGCTGGCTTTCCGTACTCAGTTTACGGATGGTTTTGATCCGGTTACCAATGAGCGGACGTCGGATTTTTTATCTCCCGCCTATTTCATAGAAAATATTGGTATATCGTATAAGCCGGTTGACTATTTCAGCAGTTATCTGGGTATAGGACTTAAGCAGACGACCGTAGAAACCGACGGTCTGGATCAATTCTACGGACTCGGGGAGGATGAGGATGTGCGGTCAGAAGGCGGACTCACCCTGGCCTACGAGCTAAACAAGGAGATCCTGCCAAAAATCACCCTGGAATCGGAATTTAACGCATTCTATAACCTGCTTCTATCCCCTGAAGACACTGATATTTTCTTTAACAATAGTTTTATCGGAAAGATCAATGATTTCTTTCAGGCAAGTCTGGAAGTGGATCTGTTATATGACAGTGATTTTGGCCAGAAGCTACAACGTAAAACAGTGATCGCACTTGGACTTCGGTTCAATATACTGTGA
- a CDS encoding DUF6090 family protein, producing the protein MITLFRRIREQLIRSGSLTKYLLYAAGEILLVVIGILIALQVNNWNEERIETAEATEFRLRLLDDLYEEIALMDAVIDYANIVFDHANRAMDLFESGEISGEDSADQFLIDLYQASQIQEVSQPNSTYQELLSSGKIGLIQNDSLRSIIIIYYSYDWSNSIAFRVEDPYRENIRNVIPSSIQTQIREGCGDVYVKIRKTIKVSLPEQCDLNLEAQLSRSTASEILNNEALKSDLRYRIGNLDAQLNLVRNWRSNLQTIITDLEAI; encoded by the coding sequence ATGATCACACTTTTCAGAAGAATACGGGAACAACTGATCCGATCGGGATCCCTTACAAAGTACCTGCTTTATGCTGCTGGTGAGATCCTGCTGGTGGTGATCGGGATCCTGATCGCTTTACAGGTCAATAACTGGAATGAAGAGCGGATAGAAACAGCCGAGGCAACAGAGTTCCGTTTGCGTCTGCTGGATGATCTTTATGAAGAGATCGCTTTAATGGATGCGGTAATCGACTACGCTAACATTGTGTTTGATCATGCAAACCGGGCAATGGATCTATTTGAATCCGGTGAAATATCAGGTGAAGATTCAGCGGACCAGTTTTTGATCGACCTTTATCAGGCCAGCCAGATACAGGAGGTATCTCAGCCTAATTCAACATACCAGGAGTTGTTGTCTTCAGGTAAAATTGGATTGATTCAAAACGATTCCCTCCGCTCAATTATAATAATCTATTATTCCTATGACTGGTCCAATTCCATTGCCTTCAGGGTAGAAGACCCGTACCGGGAAAACATTCGCAATGTCATTCCCAGCTCCATTCAGACACAGATCAGGGAGGGATGCGGAGATGTGTATGTAAAGATCAGGAAGACCATAAAGGTCTCATTACCTGAACAATGTGATCTGAATTTAGAAGCGCAGCTAAGTCGAAGTACCGCATCTGAAATACTTAATAATGAGGCACTGAAAAGTGATCTGAGATATCGAATTGGAAACCTTGATGCACAATTAAACCTGGTCAGGAACTGGAGGAGTAATCTTCAAACGATCATTACAGATCTGGAAGCCATTTAA
- a CDS encoding DUF6090 family protein, which produces MITLFRRIREKLIASGSATKYLLYATGEILLVVIGILIALQVNNWNEQRKQNELTNAYLVQLRNELAVNLENSKNTAQFLERKDSLLVKILETDFTTTDPESLDRSIIFTHMNVGVLTLLNDGYQNFIRSTDEVQFRDQELIDEIKFVYVYLEERLRQTSESINEYIQRIIYTISDEQPWFYRLGASSFPEELKTYLKEDSSYKNEIFISKVYYTGNHLASVHWFQYRGDRLYHRLNEELGSRDTSTVNPGKLFTAFSDSTARSLEGKYRSDRGDIEMLLRLKDNELILEQNGRVYDILRRYNGDIYVPDRNIIIHRRENGDLYGYGEVSFLLKKSE; this is translated from the coding sequence GTGATCACCCTTTTCCGACGAATCCGAGAAAAACTCATTGCTTCCGGCTCTGCAACAAAGTACCTCCTATACGCTACCGGCGAGATCCTGCTTGTAGTCATTGGTATACTGATCGCCCTGCAGGTGAACAACTGGAATGAACAGCGGAAGCAAAATGAACTTACGAATGCCTACCTGGTACAGCTCAGGAACGAACTGGCGGTCAACCTGGAAAACAGCAAAAACACTGCCCAGTTTCTTGAAAGAAAAGACTCCCTGCTGGTAAAGATCCTCGAAACGGATTTCACTACCACAGATCCGGAATCACTGGACCGAAGCATAATTTTTACTCATATGAATGTTGGTGTTCTGACCTTACTGAATGATGGATATCAGAACTTCATCCGCTCGACTGATGAAGTTCAGTTCCGGGACCAGGAGCTCATAGATGAAATCAAATTTGTATACGTGTACCTGGAGGAAAGACTCAGGCAAACTTCTGAATCCATTAATGAGTACATACAACGTATAATCTATACTATCTCAGATGAACAACCCTGGTTTTACCGGCTGGGAGCATCTTCTTTTCCTGAAGAACTGAAAACATACCTGAAAGAAGATTCTTCCTACAAGAATGAGATCTTCATCAGCAAAGTATATTATACCGGAAATCACCTGGCCTCGGTCCATTGGTTTCAATACAGGGGTGACCGACTCTATCATAGGCTGAACGAAGAATTAGGCAGCAGGGACACGTCAACGGTGAATCCCGGAAAATTATTTACTGCTTTTTCCGATTCCACTGCCAGATCACTGGAAGGGAAATACAGGAGCGATAGGGGCGATATTGAGATGCTTTTGAGGCTTAAAGATAATGAGCTGATATTGGAGCAAAACGGCAGAGTTTATGATATACTGAGAAGATATAACGGGGACATCTACGTCCCGGACCGGAATATCATAATTCACAGAAGAGAAAACGGGGATCTGTACGGATATGGGGAAGTTAGTTTTCTTTTAAAGAAATCAGAATAA
- a CDS encoding lipocalin-like domain-containing protein, which produces MKKILSGIFSVLLLVSCTGGMNEQGSGPDGPSILGAWELEQSVWTDGDSTDVWKPYKSLYLYTDKYYSTEIVTAERPNLPESDEDRTAEVMAEAANVLISNAGRYEIVGDSLIYYVMVSKSPDRMNTNQRVAHHIRIEQDRVILTNSEGNTSVTRTLVRMK; this is translated from the coding sequence ATGAAAAAAATATTATCGGGTATATTCAGCGTTTTACTATTGGTATCCTGCACGGGCGGAATGAATGAGCAGGGCAGCGGACCGGATGGCCCATCCATTCTGGGAGCCTGGGAACTGGAGCAATCGGTATGGACAGACGGGGACTCAACTGATGTTTGGAAGCCTTATAAGAGCCTCTACCTTTATACGGATAAATATTACAGTACAGAGATAGTGACTGCAGAAAGGCCAAATCTGCCAGAATCGGATGAAGACCGAACCGCAGAGGTTATGGCGGAAGCCGCCAATGTGCTGATCTCCAATGCCGGCCGTTATGAGATCGTGGGTGATTCACTCATCTATTATGTTATGGTATCTAAATCTCCGGACCGTATGAATACCAATCAGCGGGTAGCGCACCATATCCGTATCGAACAGGACCGGGTTATTCTGACCAATTCCGAGGGAAATACCTCGGTTACCCGTACGCTGGTACGAATGAAGTAA
- a CDS encoding S41 family peptidase — translation MNKTKIIPGVLFVLLFITFSLQAQNTDYKLDRAEQKKTIDSIRVRLNTNYVFPDVATEMTDLIVKNFESGEYEAVTDPVEFANRLTEDLRSVSNDLHLSVQYAADRIARQQQAVTDDQRDAWEEEYQENMRRNNYGFKEIKILTGNIGYLNLTGFSPAEFGGETASSAMNFLSNTDALIIDLRRNGGGSPTMIQLISSYLFDAEPVHLNNFYYRPENENYQTWTLPHVPGKRNPDAEVYVLTSRSTFSAAEEFSYNLKNLERATLIGEATGGGAHPGGSQIVTDKYMVWIPTGRAINPITNTNWEGVGVKPHIEVTAEEALLVAQVEALKALKEKDPERERYFDWQITGLKAQMKAVSLSEEDMRAYTGTYGDRVISLEEGRLYYRRGNRSKYELTPMGGHWFMLEDLDYFRIEFEMEDGAAAVLVGHYDNGSSDRDEKK, via the coding sequence ATGAATAAGACCAAGATCATTCCGGGAGTACTGTTTGTTCTCCTGTTTATCACATTCTCACTACAGGCTCAGAATACGGACTACAAACTGGACCGGGCAGAACAGAAAAAGACCATTGACTCGATCCGTGTCCGGCTGAATACCAATTATGTATTTCCGGATGTGGCAACAGAGATGACCGACCTTATTGTTAAGAATTTTGAGTCAGGAGAATATGAAGCTGTGACCGATCCTGTTGAGTTTGCCAACAGGCTGACCGAAGATCTCAGGTCCGTCAGTAACGATCTTCACCTATCCGTACAATATGCGGCAGACAGGATCGCCCGGCAGCAGCAGGCGGTCACCGATGATCAGAGGGATGCCTGGGAAGAAGAATACCAGGAGAATATGAGGCGTAACAACTACGGATTCAAGGAGATTAAAATACTGACCGGGAATATTGGTTACCTGAATCTGACAGGGTTCTCACCGGCTGAATTCGGAGGAGAGACCGCATCTTCTGCCATGAATTTTCTGAGTAATACGGATGCTTTAATCATTGATCTCAGGCGGAATGGAGGCGGATCACCCACTATGATACAGCTGATCAGCAGTTATCTGTTTGATGCGGAGCCTGTCCATCTCAATAATTTTTATTACCGCCCTGAAAATGAGAATTATCAGACCTGGACGCTGCCTCATGTTCCGGGAAAACGAAATCCGGATGCGGAGGTGTATGTACTGACCAGCCGGTCTACCTTCTCAGCAGCAGAGGAATTTTCCTATAACCTGAAGAACCTGGAGCGGGCCACACTGATCGGGGAGGCCACCGGTGGCGGAGCCCATCCGGGAGGATCACAGATCGTGACTGACAAGTATATGGTGTGGATCCCTACCGGCCGGGCAATCAATCCCATTACCAATACCAACTGGGAAGGCGTGGGAGTAAAACCGCATATAGAGGTCACTGCGGAGGAGGCACTGCTCGTCGCCCAGGTGGAGGCTTTAAAAGCGTTGAAAGAAAAAGATCCGGAGCGGGAAAGATATTTCGACTGGCAAATCACCGGACTAAAGGCACAAATGAAAGCCGTAAGCCTTAGTGAAGAAGATATGAGAGCCTATACCGGAACCTATGGAGATCGGGTTATTAGCCTGGAAGAGGGGAGGCTGTATTACCGGCGCGGAAACCGGTCAAAATATGAGCTCACACCGATGGGAGGGCACTGGTTTATGCTGGAAGACCTGGACTATTTCAGGATCGAATTTGAGATGGAAGACGGTGCGGCAGCAGTTCTGGTGGGTCATTATGATAACGGGAGCAGTGACCGGGATGAGAAGAAATAG